GGCTGGGAATAATCCCTAGGGCACTTCCGTGCCTCTGGCATAGAGACAGCGAAGAGGAAGAGAGTGCAGGCAGCTGAGCGGCGGCGGAGGCTCAACGGCTTGGCCGGCTTGCACGGCTGCCTCTGCGCGTTTCCTCTCTATTCAACGGCCTCCGAATTTGGTGCCTGGTCTCTGCTCCATAAGTATGGATGTGTTTCCCCTCTCTCTGGCACTGGCTGAGCAGTCAGATGTTCTTCTTCCTCTCTCCGTGTGTGCTGCTCCGTTGAGAACTCAGTTCGTTCCCTGATATTGCTGGGAGTGGTTCAAAGAGATAGGAAGTGGTGCTGTGCTTGCGCAGCATGTCTTTCCTGTGCTCTGTTGCCGGAACCGTGCATCTGTGTAGTGCTGCGGTTCTTCTCTGAttattgtccaccgtggcctggtgcttgggctccctctgcgcggtgttcctcttctcgggctggtgccgtggacgtctccctcggctccggcagcggctctagtatctccgtcaacctcccgccgtgcaggcccggacgtgggcgacggaattggttttctgggacagaaccttgtgttcgctgagctggtcttcccacgtagacaatctacgtgctgtgagttattcgttgtctcactttatttactgtttaattttgtgcaatctgctagtattaaatacttgggtgtgattgcactgttgtgggcggatttgtgtgctcgatgatgatagcggtgtagtgagacaacgtgacagtctgggttttagtgtattatcattttcagcattgatattatttgtgcctaattaaatctctctttgttgaggctgtttacctgtgttaaattctgttattttatttggtACACAGCTCCTTAGTATTAGTATTTAGATTTaattattaggcttattacatctgatctaaaaccctgatttggtaagatagggctgtcacgttagtcgaggatctctgatcacatattagcgttggagggctgtttattacagcaacccgctattttgagagcaatactttaagataaacaatcatgtttatttgtttaatctgccttcttcatctgcaagccatgtttaattataaaatggacctgagatgctattttacatgtttacatgttctagaattgctactgttcattgctgcaatAATTATATATGGCATTTGTCTGAGctatatgcttgttttattcagaattagaatatttaatttatttaaatatgaaggaagcatgtcacttatttctctaatttTACAACACTTTAGTCATGACAAAACCGCAGTTTACAATACCACAATTTTGAAAACTGAGGTACAGACTTAAGTTTGGAATaccttaaaacaactatagtatttgcaatacttcagttttgaaaacagatATTTTAGTcagcttgccaaacaccattctgtatataatactgcagtatttgagaatactgcagtattcttccaaaactgtgaaaaaacttcactcccaaacaccccctaaactaTAGCAACACACAGTCAATTGCCTAGTTTTCAATGGACAAGTTGGCTGCGTTTGCCATGGTTTTTGTGAGAACGGTTTTAATAAGAGTTTACCTAGAGTTACATAACACTAAATAAGTTGACATAATATAAAATCGAGAAAAGAATATAATAAAAAATTTATAAACAAATGGGTTTTATAGAAATAAAAACAACTTATCTACACTGTTTATAACACATTAATATTTAAAACTAAGAAATGAAATTCCACCGAGCCTGTCTTAGACTGTCTCTAGTAGTATGTAAAATAGAGGACGTGAAACTGTTTAACACTATTTGTAGAGAGAAGTTTGAAATGTAGAATAAGATAGAACATCTGCAGAAGACTTAGCAGTAGCAGCGGCATTGTGTTCTTTCATGTTCTCGCCTTCTCGGTTAAAAGGAAAACACGCACTCAACGCTAGCCACACATATCACGCTCACACATCATTAGGTACGTACACACATCATTAGGTACCTACGTTCTAAACACTGTTTTTACACTATAGCTTGTAGGGTGAAGTTTGAATATGGATATGACGATGAATAAACTGTTAAAGATAGTCTAAACACCGAATGCACACATATTCTTCTATGCTTGCGCAAATAAACGAGGCATCCTAATTAACAATGATTTTGGTTCATTTCAAAGATCAACGAAACAAGATGGTTAGTTGATGATACGGAGTCGAAGTAGCAAAAGTTCCCAGCGATGGGAAATTGAGAAATAGAACTGAAACTCCCATTAACCTTTTATATTGTTGAGCATATACTGTAAATTCGTGAATTTTTCATAACTGCAGAATGTTTAATTTGAGCCCACGATCTCAGCATCAGTTGACGAATGCTCCCATATCTCCCTCTCAATCTTGTCAAGGTAAGTGAGCATAGTTTGGAGACCCTTCTCGTCTGCGAGTACAAGCACAGACCACACAGAGATTTAGCAGAAAGCAAAACAATAAGAAAAAGCCATCTAGGCTTATGAACAAAGCTTAATCATTCACCGCCGACGCCTCGATGCTGTGGCTGTTtattctgaatttgtggaaatcCTTAGAAGGTGCTAGGAGATAGCAATCTGATCTCACCAAGCTTAGGAACAGTGTGGCCTCGGGGATGACGTATGACAAGTGGGTCCGCAAATGCTCGGACAAGCTCTTCGCTGTGAACCTTCACAAAGTCCTCTTCACCTGCACACGTTTATCCCGTGTGTCAGAAAGAGGGTATTCTTGGAACACATGGATACATGAGAAGTGATGAATCTTGCATTAAACGGTTCAGACATTGCTGCAGAAACTGGCCAAAAAGTTCAGGCCTGCGTTCACAGCCAGTTTCGGTTTTGACTTAGTCCTTGTTCGGTTAAAAGTGGATTAAAAGGATTAGATCTATTTCCATTTAAAATTAAGTAGTAAACCGAACATGGTTTAAAGAGTTTATCTCAATTTAACAGCGCTAGAGAGTAGAGCTAGAGACCACGAAAATGCACGAAGGACACCCAAGAACAAGCAGGTTTGTGATCCATGTAAAAACAGTACGAAAAAGAATGCAAACGTACCAATGAAATGAAGCGATGGGCAGGTAATCTTGGTGTCAAACGCCCTCGCGACCGCCGCCGGCGCCCTGATCTTGGCCCCCGCTATAACTATCACGCACTTCACCTGAGCAACCCCAGTGAGGGCCAGCCCCTGCCGGAAAACGTAAAGCAGTGTGTCAAGTCGCGGCCGTATAGCATCCATCCAGTTCGTGAGAGGCAACAGTTACCTGCTCCTGGAGCCCTGCAAGCACGGCAGACAGGCCGGCGCCCTGGGAGAAGCCCAGCAGCCCGTCGAACGGCCCTTCTCTAGCCATCAGCTCCTCGAGGTAGGAGAAGCACCTATCCAAGTTCCTGCAGCTGAGGAAATCCTGCCCGAGACCCGAAGCAGCGGGGGGGAGGAGATTTGTCAGCGCTCAGCTCAGCAGCCGGCCGCGGTGTTGCTACTTGCTGGTCGACTCGACCGACGCGAGGGAGGTGCACGGAACAGACCTCGCCGACGAACTGGCACCACTCGTAGTAGGGCGGGTCGAAGGCGCCGGCCACGGGGGACGCGCCCTCGGCCGGGAACGGCCCGTCCGCGAAGACGAGGTCCAGGCGCGCGGTCACCTCGGGCGCCCACCTGCCCACCACCTGGCGCCGCATGATCTCCCCGCTGGTGCGGAACCCGTGCAGGCACAGGAACCGCGGCGGCCGTCGTGGTCGTGGTGGCCCGAACGCAGGCGCGTCGGTGTCGGTGGACTCGGAGGCCCTGACGCCGTGCGCGCGGCGGTTGCCATCGCGCAagggacaggagcaggagcaggacgaCGCCGCTGCGAAGGTGGCTAGGCGCCGAGGCAGCGTTGACCGTGGACCGAGAGCGGATGGAGCCTTGGATGAGACGAGCTGCCGCAGCTGGCATCTCCCTGCTACTTCCATTGGAAGAGGGAACTCTCACTCTCATCAGTGTTCTACGTGATCGATGAGCACGGGAttaatcatccataataattgGGTCGGGTCTTAAGCTGGCAGGCACGGCGACGATACTAGTTAGTCCATTGATGTGGATGACGGTTCCATCCAACACCAAACCGGAACAAATGATTCCAAGGATGAGGACCGTCCAAACCCAAAAACTCTTTTCTATACTTATCAAATCACTagttgtgtgcccgtgcgttgcaacgggaacatataataccattgaTAGTTTATGTACGTTGGGATGACCATCGACATATATCTGACCGGATCTTCTTCTTCCTTGGGGATCTGGAGAAAAGCCTGTTCGGAAGCCAAACATGTTAAGACCTGATCATGTGCTGCCCTTGTGTATCTGATCATCATCAGCACACTGTTCGACGCTTGTATGAGTCTTGTTAATTTGCATGCCTCGTGCATAGTATCTCAACCATCAATTCATTATGGTATACAGAATTCGTGTGAGTTGTGACAAACATTATCAAATTCATATAAATTATTTTAAAGAATCAATATAGAGTTTTATACGATAGAGAAATACATGTGGATTAAAAAATGCTAAACAAAAGATCTAAAATATAATAGTTCGATCAAGTTGCATAAGATGTACAGTTTTCCAATTGCTTCTGCATTTGGAAGTCCACCTTTCTATGTTATCTTTGCTATTTCTGACTTAATAGAATCCAAATAGTATTGAACACTAAGAAAACTACAAATGAGATGGAGTTGTGTTGACTGAAAAACATATGTATGTAGCATTTGGAATAAAAAAATACACTTTAAGTATTCAAGTACCAGATAATGTCAGACAAGGGATTAATTCCACAGAGCAAAGTACAAAATCCATGACAAGATATTTCATAATAGATTTAAAAAAGGAAGGCTTTTGCTTAAAATATGAGGCCTTAATCTCAAAATGTGTATATGTGATATTGAACGGGTCACCACCAATGCCTACACAAGTTGACTGCCCCAAACCTACAGCTGTTGTTTGAAACACTCGTCAACAGAAATCATACATGCATTAACCAAACATAGTCAGGTGCTCGTGCGTTGCCATACTCATAGCATGGGCGGCAGACAGGGAAGGCACACTCATTGCAGGCAACAAAGACATCGACAGTGGCTGAAACACCTATAGAGTCACCACAAATCTGGCAGACCTGCCCATTCGCACTCTTTGTGGGCTTAGCCTGCATTAGCGAGATAACGACAAAGTCAGCACACATGCAATCAGAAATTCAGCATTAGAGGACACCTCAGTGACTCATGCACTTTACTGGTGAGCAACAGACTGTAAAATCAACTTGCGATCAAGTGTCTATTAGTCTTGAAGTCGAGGCTAAGATCAAAATGCCAGGAAGGTAATTTCGAATTTACATAAGATGAACTAATTCAATGGTGTAGTAGTCATAAACAAAGGCACGCTACAGCAGGGCAAAGAAGGATCTAATTCACCGTCGGTCCATGGTAATTATGACAAGGAATTGTTGAGGCATGGGTAAACCCAGGGATCTAAACAATCTGAGGCTCCATTTCACTGGATCTCCAAGACAACGAAACATGAACAGTATATCATTACCTATTGCCGATTTGGCAACTGTTCGAAGAATTGGACCGAGCATGAACAGTTCAGAAATTGCTAGGAGGACATGTCTGATCTGGTGACTTACACGGCGCAACGGAAGCATCGCTGAAATGGACAGGCAAAATCTAAGAGCAGAGACACGCAGAAGCGACCGCATTTGAGGGGCGAACCCCAAGCGTTAGACTAAAGACTAACACCTCAGCCCAGATCCAGCGACAGA
This portion of the Zea mays cultivar B73 chromosome 2, Zm-B73-REFERENCE-NAM-5.0, whole genome shotgun sequence genome encodes:
- the LOC103646379 gene encoding esterase OVCA2 gives rise to the protein MEVAGRCQLRQLVSSKAPSALGPRSTLPRRLATFAAASSCSCSCPLRDGNRRAHGVRASESTDTDAPAFGPPRPRRPPRFLCLHGFRTSGEIMRRQVVGRWAPEVTARLDLVFADGPFPAEGASPVAGAFDPPYYEWCQFVGEDFLSCRNLDRCFSYLEELMAREGPFDGLLGFSQGAGLSAVLAGLQEQGLALTGVAQVKCVIVIAGAKIRAPAAVARAFDTKITCPSLHFIGEEDFVKVHSEELVRAFADPLVIRHPRGHTVPKLDEKGLQTMLTYLDKIEREIWEHSSTDAEIVGSN